One window of the Ictidomys tridecemlineatus isolate mIctTri1 chromosome 11, mIctTri1.hap1, whole genome shotgun sequence genome contains the following:
- the Cd84 gene encoding SLAM family member 5 → MAQHLLWISLLFLQTWLEAAGNDAALMVVNGILGESATFPLNIQESQQLSSIAWTSKTSVAFMTPGDPGTAPTVVTTHINYYERIEVTDHSYNLIINDLRMEDAGVYRADINTKNSPYTTTKSYHLQVYRRLEKPKITQSFMTSANSTCNVTLTCSVEKEEKNVTYSWSPLGEEGNVLQIFQTPQDRELNYTCTAWNPVSNSSDSISAQQLCADAATSSRPRHAGMLSGLAVLFLLVLILPSVFLLRLCKRRQGAVSKKTIYTSITVSRDAQPAEARIYDEIPQCKGTPFKEEPVNTVYSTVQYCEKVEKTSTQDNRPPRRLQPMKL, encoded by the exons ATGGCCCAGCACCTCCTGTGGATTTCGCTCCTTTTTCTGCAAACCT GGCTGGAAGCAGCTGGAAATGATGCAGCCTTGATGGTGGTGAATGGAATTCTGGGGGAGTCGGCTACTTTTCCCTTAAATATTCAAGAATCACAGCAACTCTCCAGCATTGCGTGGACTTCTAAAACATCTGTTGCTTTTATGACACCAGGAGACCCAGGAACAGCACCCACAGTTGTCACGACCCACATAAATTATTATGAACGAATAGAAGTCACAGATCACAGCTACAATCTGATCATTAATGATCTGAGGATGGAAGATGCAGGAGTCTACCGAGCAGACATCAACACAAAGAACTCTCCCTACACCACCACCAAAAGCTACCACCTTCAGGTCTACC GTCGGCTTGAGAAACCAAAAATCACGCAGAGTTTCATGACATCTGCGAATAGCACCTGTAATGTCACCCTGACGTGTTCtgtggagaaagaagagaagaatgtgACATACAGCTGGAGCCCTCTGGGAGAAGAGGGCAATGTCCTTCAGATCTTCCAGACCCCTCAGGACCGAGAGCTGAACTACACGTGCACCGCCTGGAACCCCGTCAGCAACAGTTCCGACTCCATCTCCGCCCAGCAGCTCTGTGCAG ACGCTGCAACCAGCTCCCGTCCTCGCCACGCCGGGATGCTGAGCGGGCTGGCTGTGCTCTTTCTGCTGGTTCTCATCCTGCCTTCAGTGTTTCTCCTCCGTCTGTGCAAGAGAAGGCAAG GTGCTGTCTCAAAGAAAACAATATACACGAGCATCACCGTTTCAAGAGACGCTCAACCAGCAGAGGCCAGAATCTATGATGAAATCCCTCAGTGCAAG GGTACTCCGTTCAAAGAAGAGCCGGTGAACACAGTTTATTCCACCGTGCAGTACTGCGAGAAG GTGGAGAAAACCAGCACACAGGACAATAGACCTCCCAGGAGACTTCAGCCTATGAAATTGTGA